Proteins encoded together in one Phalacrocorax carbo chromosome 31, bPhaCar2.1, whole genome shotgun sequence window:
- the HNRNPL gene encoding heterogeneous nuclear ribonucleoprotein L isoform X2 — MSRRRWRGPQSAEGSGRGGEMGKMAAGGGGGGGSGRYYGGGGGGGEGGRAPKRQKTENAEPPPHGPGGPGGGGGGPGAAGAENYDDPHKTPASPVVHIRGLIDGVVEADLVEALQEFGPISYVVVMPKKRQALVEFEDILGACNAVNYAADNQIYIAGHPAFVNYSTSQKISRPGDTDDSRGVNNVLLFTILNPIYSITTDVLYTICNPCGPVQRIVIFRKNGVQAMVEFDSVQSAQRAKASLNGADIYSGCCTLKIEYAKPTRLNVFKNDQDTWDYTNPNLSGQGDPGGNPNKRQRQPPLLGDHPAEYGGPHGGYHGHYHDEGYGPPPPHYEGRRMGPPVGGHRRGPSRYGPQYGHPPPPPPPPEYGPHADSPVLMVYGLDQSKMNCDRVFNIFCLYGNVEKVKFMKSKPGAAMVEMADGYAVDRAITHLNNNFMFGQKLNVCVSKQQAIMPGQSYGLEDGSCSYKDFSGSRNNRFSTPEQAAKNRIQHPSNVLHFFNAPLEVTEDNFYEICDELGVKRPSSVKVFSGKTAGLRKGHPPAGERSSSGLLEWDSKSDALETLGFLNHYQMKNPNGPYPYTLKLCFSTAQHAS, encoded by the exons ATGtcgcggcggcggtggcggggccCGCAGAGCGCGGAGGGCAGCGGCCGCGGGGGCGAGATGGGGAAgatggcggcgggcgggggcggcgggggcggctcgGGCCGCTACTACGgcgggggtggcggcggcggcgagggcgGCCGCGCTCCCAAGCGCCAGAAGACGGAGAacgcggagccgccgccgcaCGGGCCtggcgggccgggggggggcggcggcgggcccggcgcTGCTGGAGCG gAGAACTACGACGACCCCCACAAGACGCCTGCCTCCCCGGTGGTACACATCAGGGGGCTGATCGACGGCGTCGTGGAGGCTGATCTCGTGGAGGCCCTGCAGGAGTTTGGCCCCATCAG CTACGTGGTGGTGATGCCCAAGAAGAGACAAGCCTTGGTGGAGTTTGAGGATATCCTCGGCGCCTGCAACGCTGTTAATTACGCGGCCGACAACCAGATCTACATCGCCGGTCACCCCGCCTTTGTCAACTACTCCACCAGCCAGAAGATATCCCGCCCCGGGGACACGGACGATTCCAGGGGTGTCAACAACGTCCTGCTCTTCACCATCCTCAACCCTATCTACTCCATCACGACG GACGTGCTGTACACTATCTGCAACCCTTGTGGCCCCGTGCAGAGGATCGTTATCTTCAGGAAAAACGGTGTCCAGGCCATGGTGGA GTTTGACTCGGTGCAGAGCGCCCAGCGAGCCAAGGCGTCCCTCAACGGGGCCGACATTTACTCCGGGTGCTGCACGCTGAAGATCGAATACGCCAAG CCCACGCGCCTCAACGTTTTCAAGAACGACCAGGATACCTGGGACTACACCAACCCCAACCTCAGCGGACAAG GAGACCCGGGCGGCAACCCCAACAAGCGCCAGCGGCAGCCCCCGCTCCTGGGAGACCACCCTGCGGAGTACG GAGGACCCCACGGCGGGTACCACGGACACTACCACGACGAGGGCTacggccccccgccgccccacTACGAAGGGAGAAGGATGGGCCCCCCGGTGGGGGGGCACCGCCGCGGCCCCAGCCGGTACGGCCCCCAGTACGGgcacccgccgccgcccccgccgccgccggagtACGGCCCCCACGCCGACAGCCCCGTCCTGATGGTCTACGGCTTGGACCAGTCCAAGATGAACTGCGACCGCGTCTTCAACATCTTCTGCCTCTACGGGAACGTGGAGAAG GTGAAGTTCATGAAGAGCAAGCCGGGGGCGGCCATGGTGGAGATGGCGGACGGCTACGCCGTGGACCGGGCCATCACCCACCTCAACAACAACTTCATGTTCGGGCAGAAGCTCAACGTCTG CGTCTCCAAGCAGCAGGCCATCATGCCCGGGCAGTCCTACGGCCTGGAGGACGGCTCCTGCAGCTACAAGGACTTCAGCGGCTCCCGCAACAACCGCTTCTCCACGCCCGAGCAGGCGGCCAAGAACCGCATCCAGCACCCCAGCAACGTCCTCCACTTCTTCAACGCTCCCTTGGAGGTGACCGAGGACAACTTCTACGAG ATCTGCGACGAGCTCGGCGTCAAGCGGCCTTCGTCGGTCAAGGTCTTCTCGGGGAAGA CCGCCGGGCTGAGGAAGGGACACCCCCCTGCAGGCGAGCGCAGCTCCTCGGGGCTGCTCGAGTGGGACTCCAAGAGCGACGCCCTGGAGACCCTCGGCTTCCTCAACCACTACCAGATGAAGAACCCCA ACGGGCCGTACCCCTACACGCTGAAACTCTGCTTCTCCACCGCCCAGCACGCCTCCTaa
- the HNRNPL gene encoding heterogeneous nuclear ribonucleoprotein L isoform X1 produces the protein MSRRRWRGPQSAEGSGRGGEMGKMAAGGGGGGGSGRYYGGGGGGGEGGRAPKRQKTENAEPPPHGPGGPGGGGGGPGAAGAENYDDPHKTPASPVVHIRGLIDGVVEADLVEALQEFGPISYVVVMPKKRQALVEFEDILGACNAVNYAADNQIYIAGHPAFVNYSTSQKISRPGDTDDSRGVNNVLLFTILNPIYSITTDVLYTICNPCGPVQRIVIFRKNGVQAMVEFDSVQSAQRAKASLNGADIYSGCCTLKIEYAKPTRLNVFKNDQDTWDYTNPNLSGQGDPGGNPNKRQRQPPLLGDHPAEYGTVGGGTGDRQCWGGGQTAPRGGLQPSPCAGGPHGGYHGHYHDEGYGPPPPHYEGRRMGPPVGGHRRGPSRYGPQYGHPPPPPPPPEYGPHADSPVLMVYGLDQSKMNCDRVFNIFCLYGNVEKVKFMKSKPGAAMVEMADGYAVDRAITHLNNNFMFGQKLNVCVSKQQAIMPGQSYGLEDGSCSYKDFSGSRNNRFSTPEQAAKNRIQHPSNVLHFFNAPLEVTEDNFYEICDELGVKRPSSVKVFSGKSERSSSGLLEWDSKSDALETLGFLNHYQMKNPNGPYPYTLKLCFSTAQHAS, from the exons ATGtcgcggcggcggtggcggggccCGCAGAGCGCGGAGGGCAGCGGCCGCGGGGGCGAGATGGGGAAgatggcggcgggcgggggcggcgggggcggctcgGGCCGCTACTACGgcgggggtggcggcggcggcgagggcgGCCGCGCTCCCAAGCGCCAGAAGACGGAGAacgcggagccgccgccgcaCGGGCCtggcgggccgggggggggcggcggcgggcccggcgcTGCTGGAGCG gAGAACTACGACGACCCCCACAAGACGCCTGCCTCCCCGGTGGTACACATCAGGGGGCTGATCGACGGCGTCGTGGAGGCTGATCTCGTGGAGGCCCTGCAGGAGTTTGGCCCCATCAG CTACGTGGTGGTGATGCCCAAGAAGAGACAAGCCTTGGTGGAGTTTGAGGATATCCTCGGCGCCTGCAACGCTGTTAATTACGCGGCCGACAACCAGATCTACATCGCCGGTCACCCCGCCTTTGTCAACTACTCCACCAGCCAGAAGATATCCCGCCCCGGGGACACGGACGATTCCAGGGGTGTCAACAACGTCCTGCTCTTCACCATCCTCAACCCTATCTACTCCATCACGACG GACGTGCTGTACACTATCTGCAACCCTTGTGGCCCCGTGCAGAGGATCGTTATCTTCAGGAAAAACGGTGTCCAGGCCATGGTGGA GTTTGACTCGGTGCAGAGCGCCCAGCGAGCCAAGGCGTCCCTCAACGGGGCCGACATTTACTCCGGGTGCTGCACGCTGAAGATCGAATACGCCAAG CCCACGCGCCTCAACGTTTTCAAGAACGACCAGGATACCTGGGACTACACCAACCCCAACCTCAGCGGACAAG GAGACCCGGGCGGCAACCCCAACAAGCGCCAGCGGCAGCCCCCGCTCCTGGGAGACCACCCTGCGGAGTACGGTAcggtggggggggggacgggggacaggcagtgctggggtggggggcagacGGCGCCCCGGGGGGGTCTCCAACCCTCTCCCTGCGCAGGAGGACCCCACGGCGGGTACCACGGACACTACCACGACGAGGGCTacggccccccgccgccccacTACGAAGGGAGAAGGATGGGCCCCCCGGTGGGGGGGCACCGCCGCGGCCCCAGCCGGTACGGCCCCCAGTACGGgcacccgccgccgcccccgccgccgccggagtACGGCCCCCACGCCGACAGCCCCGTCCTGATGGTCTACGGCTTGGACCAGTCCAAGATGAACTGCGACCGCGTCTTCAACATCTTCTGCCTCTACGGGAACGTGGAGAAG GTGAAGTTCATGAAGAGCAAGCCGGGGGCGGCCATGGTGGAGATGGCGGACGGCTACGCCGTGGACCGGGCCATCACCCACCTCAACAACAACTTCATGTTCGGGCAGAAGCTCAACGTCTG CGTCTCCAAGCAGCAGGCCATCATGCCCGGGCAGTCCTACGGCCTGGAGGACGGCTCCTGCAGCTACAAGGACTTCAGCGGCTCCCGCAACAACCGCTTCTCCACGCCCGAGCAGGCGGCCAAGAACCGCATCCAGCACCCCAGCAACGTCCTCCACTTCTTCAACGCTCCCTTGGAGGTGACCGAGGACAACTTCTACGAG ATCTGCGACGAGCTCGGCGTCAAGCGGCCTTCGTCGGTCAAGGTCTTCTCGGGGAAGA GCGAGCGCAGCTCCTCGGGGCTGCTCGAGTGGGACTCCAAGAGCGACGCCCTGGAGACCCTCGGCTTCCTCAACCACTACCAGATGAAGAACCCCA ACGGGCCGTACCCCTACACGCTGAAACTCTGCTTCTCCACCGCCCAGCACGCCTCCTaa
- the SIRT2 gene encoding NAD-dependent protein deacetylase sirtuin-2 isoform X1: MAEPDAPGARGEEAEQDAESPASDTEPGASGDSEMELLRSLLSRTLGLGGEKPEKVLDELSLEGVSRFLQSERCKNVVCMVGAGISTSAGIPDFRSPGTGLYANLQSYDLPYPEAIFEISFFKQHPEPFFALARELYPGQFKPTVCHYFMRLLQEKGLLLRCYTQNIDTLERVAGLEPELLVEAHGTFFTSHCLRPSCRQPYSLQWMKERIFSSLVPKCEKCQSVVKPDIVFFGESLPSRFFTLLQSDFQKVDLLLIMGTSLQVQPFASLVSRVPTNTPRLLINKEKTGQSDPLMSLMGFGCGMDFDSDKAYRDVAWLGECDAGCLALAELLGWKKELEELVRREHAAIDARAAQGGDGKARGGDSKAPEGNGKAQGSKGETPSGDGDRQGGSGPPTP; this comes from the exons ATGGCCGAGCCGGACG CTCCCGGTGCCCGCGGGGAGGAGGCGGAGCAGGACGCGGAGTCGCCG GCCTCCGATACCGAGCCCGGCGCTTCGGGTGACTCTGAAA TGGAGCTGCTGCGGAGCCTCCTGTCCCGGACGCTGGGGCTGGGCGGGGAGAAGCCAGAGAAGGTGCTGGACGAGCTGAGCCTGGAGGGAGTGAGCCGGTTCCTGCAGAGTGAGAGAT GTAAGAACGTCGTGTGCATGGTGGGCGCCGGGATCTCCACCT cTGCCGGGATCCCCGATTTCCGCTCGCCCGGCACCGGGCTCTACGCCAACCTGCAGAGCTACGACCTGCCTTACCCTGAGGCCATCTTTGAGATCAGCTTCTTCAAG CAACACCCCGAGCCCTTCTTTGCCCTGGCCCGGGAGCTCTATCCAGGGCAATTCAAG cccacgGTCTGTCACTACTTCAtgcggctgctgcaggagaaggggctgctgctgcgctGCTACACCCAG AACATCGACACACTGGAGCGGGTGGCGGGGCTGGAGCCCGAGCTGCTGGTGGAGGCTCACGGCACCTTCTTCACCTCCCACTGCCTGCGCCCCTCCTGCCGGCAGCCCTACAGCCTCCAGTGGATGAAGG AAAGGATTTTCTCGTCCCTCGTCCCCAAATGCGAGAAGTGCCAGAGCGTGGTGAAGCCTG acATTGTTTTTTTTGGGGAGAGCCTCCCATCGCGCTTCTTCACCCTCCTACAGTCG GACTTTCAAAAGGTCGATCTGCTCCTCATCATGGGCACCTCGCTGCAGGTCCAGCCCTTCGCCTCTCTCGTCAGCAG GGTCCCCACCAACACCCCCCGGCTCCTCATCAACAAGGAGAAGACGGGGCAG AGCGACCCCCTTATGTCCCTCATGGGCTTCGGCTGCGGCATGGACTTTGATTCGGACAAGGCTTACAG GGACGTGGCCTGGCTGGGGGAGTGTGACGCCGGCTGCCTGGCGCTGGCCGAGCTGCTGGGCTGGAAG aaggagctggaggagctggtgcgGAGGGAGCACGCCGCCATCGACgccagggctgcccaggggggcGACGGCAAGGCCCGGGGGGGCGACAGCAAGGCCCCGGAGGGCAACGGCAAGGCCCAGGGAAGCAAGGGCGAGACCCCCAGCGGTGACGGTGATCGCCAGGGGGGCAGCGGGCCCCCCACACCGTAG
- the NFKBIB gene encoding NF-kappa-B inhibitor beta, which yields MAAAEAAAPAPPGEVKRPEGDEWCDSGLGSLGEGQLGLLPASPGPASPGTERPGSGPGTAAVGAVRLTEAPEEEEEEEEEVAAAVDPAAWLRHVLAFLTEDGDTALHLAVIHEHEAFLDSILAYTGGTEYLDLQNDLGQTALHIAVILGLSGFVRKLRAAGAGLCVQERGGHTALHLACREGRRSCARHLLGPPRSPPAPCDEEVRAQLDSVNYDGYTPLHVAVLRKDLEMVELLLSAGADLNKAEPSCGRSPLHLAVEAQSPEVAECLLRAGADPAARMYVGYTPLYSARHRPDPRLPQLLRDFGAQEPPGDSDDSPDEGESDNSDEEYDDIIINSGRCMD from the exons ATGGCGGccgcggaggcggcggcgccggcGCCTCCCGGTGAGGTGAAGCGGCCCGAGGGCGATGAGTGGTGCGACAGCGGCCTGGGCTCGCTGGGtgaggggcagctggggctgctgcccgccAGCCCCGGGCCCGCCAGCCCCGGCACTGAGCGGCCCGGCTCGGGCCCCGGCACGGCGGCTGTAGGCGCCGTCCGCCTGACCGAGGCCCccgaggaggaagaggaggaggaggaggaggtagcGGCCGCCGTGGACCCTGCGGCCTGGCTACGGCACGTCCTGGCCTTCCTCACTGAGGACGGTGACAC ggccttGCATTTGGCCGTCATCCACGAACAcgaggccttcctggactccATCCTGGCGTACACGGGGGGCACCGAGTACCTGGACCTGCAGAACGACCTGGGGCAG ACGGCGCTGCACATCGCCGTCATCCTGGGCCTGTCCGGCTTCGTGCGGAAGctgcgggcggcgggcgcggggctgtGCGTGCAGGAGCGCGGGGGGCACACGGCGCTGCACCTCGCCTGCCGCGAGGGACGCCGGAGCTGCGCCCGCCACCTCCTGGGACCCCCTCGAAGCCCCCCGGCGCCCTGCGACGAGGAGGTGCGCGCCCAGCTCGACAGCGTCAACTATGACG GTTACACCCCCCTCCACGTCGCTGTCCTTCGCAAAGACCTGGAGAtggtggagctgctgctgagcgCTGGCGCTGACCTCAACAAGGCG GAACCCAGCTGCGGCCGCAGCCCCCTGCACCTGGCGGTGGAGGCGCAGAGCCCCGAGGTGGCCGAGTGCCTGTTGCGCGCCGGCGCCGACCCCGCCGCCCGCATGTATGTGGGGTACACCCCCCTCTACAGCGCCCGCCACCGCCCTGACCCCcgcctgccccagctgctgcgGGATTTCGGGGCGCAGGAGCCCCCTGGGGACTCTGATGACAGCCCTGACGAGGGCGAGAGTGACAACAGTGAT GAGGAATATGACGACATCATCATCAACAGCGGGCGCTGCATGGACTGA
- the HNRNPL gene encoding heterogeneous nuclear ribonucleoprotein L isoform X3, whose protein sequence is MSRRRWRGPQSAEGSGRGGEMGKMAAGGGGGGGSGRYYGGGGGGGEGGRAPKRQKTENAEPPPHGPGGPGGGGGGPGAAGAENYDDPHKTPASPVVHIRGLIDGVVEADLVEALQEFGPISYVVVMPKKRQALVEFEDILGACNAVNYAADNQIYIAGHPAFVNYSTSQKISRPGDTDDSRGVNNVLLFTILNPIYSITTDVLYTICNPCGPVQRIVIFRKNGVQAMVEFDSVQSAQRAKASLNGADIYSGCCTLKIEYAKPTRLNVFKNDQDTWDYTNPNLSGQGDPGGNPNKRQRQPPLLGDHPAEYGGPHGGYHGHYHDEGYGPPPPHYEGRRMGPPVGGHRRGPSRYGPQYGHPPPPPPPPEYGPHADSPVLMVYGLDQSKMNCDRVFNIFCLYGNVEKVKFMKSKPGAAMVEMADGYAVDRAITHLNNNFMFGQKLNVCVSKQQAIMPGQSYGLEDGSCSYKDFSGSRNNRFSTPEQAAKNRIQHPSNVLHFFNAPLEVTEDNFYEICDELGVKRPSSVKVFSGKSERSSSGLLEWDSKSDALETLGFLNHYQMKNPNGPYPYTLKLCFSTAQHAS, encoded by the exons ATGtcgcggcggcggtggcggggccCGCAGAGCGCGGAGGGCAGCGGCCGCGGGGGCGAGATGGGGAAgatggcggcgggcgggggcggcgggggcggctcgGGCCGCTACTACGgcgggggtggcggcggcggcgagggcgGCCGCGCTCCCAAGCGCCAGAAGACGGAGAacgcggagccgccgccgcaCGGGCCtggcgggccgggggggggcggcggcgggcccggcgcTGCTGGAGCG gAGAACTACGACGACCCCCACAAGACGCCTGCCTCCCCGGTGGTACACATCAGGGGGCTGATCGACGGCGTCGTGGAGGCTGATCTCGTGGAGGCCCTGCAGGAGTTTGGCCCCATCAG CTACGTGGTGGTGATGCCCAAGAAGAGACAAGCCTTGGTGGAGTTTGAGGATATCCTCGGCGCCTGCAACGCTGTTAATTACGCGGCCGACAACCAGATCTACATCGCCGGTCACCCCGCCTTTGTCAACTACTCCACCAGCCAGAAGATATCCCGCCCCGGGGACACGGACGATTCCAGGGGTGTCAACAACGTCCTGCTCTTCACCATCCTCAACCCTATCTACTCCATCACGACG GACGTGCTGTACACTATCTGCAACCCTTGTGGCCCCGTGCAGAGGATCGTTATCTTCAGGAAAAACGGTGTCCAGGCCATGGTGGA GTTTGACTCGGTGCAGAGCGCCCAGCGAGCCAAGGCGTCCCTCAACGGGGCCGACATTTACTCCGGGTGCTGCACGCTGAAGATCGAATACGCCAAG CCCACGCGCCTCAACGTTTTCAAGAACGACCAGGATACCTGGGACTACACCAACCCCAACCTCAGCGGACAAG GAGACCCGGGCGGCAACCCCAACAAGCGCCAGCGGCAGCCCCCGCTCCTGGGAGACCACCCTGCGGAGTACG GAGGACCCCACGGCGGGTACCACGGACACTACCACGACGAGGGCTacggccccccgccgccccacTACGAAGGGAGAAGGATGGGCCCCCCGGTGGGGGGGCACCGCCGCGGCCCCAGCCGGTACGGCCCCCAGTACGGgcacccgccgccgcccccgccgccgccggagtACGGCCCCCACGCCGACAGCCCCGTCCTGATGGTCTACGGCTTGGACCAGTCCAAGATGAACTGCGACCGCGTCTTCAACATCTTCTGCCTCTACGGGAACGTGGAGAAG GTGAAGTTCATGAAGAGCAAGCCGGGGGCGGCCATGGTGGAGATGGCGGACGGCTACGCCGTGGACCGGGCCATCACCCACCTCAACAACAACTTCATGTTCGGGCAGAAGCTCAACGTCTG CGTCTCCAAGCAGCAGGCCATCATGCCCGGGCAGTCCTACGGCCTGGAGGACGGCTCCTGCAGCTACAAGGACTTCAGCGGCTCCCGCAACAACCGCTTCTCCACGCCCGAGCAGGCGGCCAAGAACCGCATCCAGCACCCCAGCAACGTCCTCCACTTCTTCAACGCTCCCTTGGAGGTGACCGAGGACAACTTCTACGAG ATCTGCGACGAGCTCGGCGTCAAGCGGCCTTCGTCGGTCAAGGTCTTCTCGGGGAAGA GCGAGCGCAGCTCCTCGGGGCTGCTCGAGTGGGACTCCAAGAGCGACGCCCTGGAGACCCTCGGCTTCCTCAACCACTACCAGATGAAGAACCCCA ACGGGCCGTACCCCTACACGCTGAAACTCTGCTTCTCCACCGCCCAGCACGCCTCCTaa
- the SIRT2 gene encoding NAD-dependent protein deacetylase sirtuin-2 isoform X2, with amino-acid sequence MAEPDAPGARGEEAEQDAESPASDTEPGASGDSEMELLRSLLSRTLGLGGEKPEKVLDELSLEGVSRFLQSERCKNVVCMVGAGISTSAGIPDFRSPGTGLYANLQSYDLPYPEAIFEISFFKQHPEPFFALARELYPGQFKPTVCHYFMRLLQEKGLLLRCYTQNIDTLERVAGLEPELLVEAHGTFFTSHCLRPSCRQPYSLQWMKERIFSSLVPKCEKCQSVVKPDIVFFGESLPSRFFTLLQSDFQKVDLLLIMGTSLQVQPFASLVSRVPTNTPRLLINKEKTGQGRGLAGGV; translated from the exons ATGGCCGAGCCGGACG CTCCCGGTGCCCGCGGGGAGGAGGCGGAGCAGGACGCGGAGTCGCCG GCCTCCGATACCGAGCCCGGCGCTTCGGGTGACTCTGAAA TGGAGCTGCTGCGGAGCCTCCTGTCCCGGACGCTGGGGCTGGGCGGGGAGAAGCCAGAGAAGGTGCTGGACGAGCTGAGCCTGGAGGGAGTGAGCCGGTTCCTGCAGAGTGAGAGAT GTAAGAACGTCGTGTGCATGGTGGGCGCCGGGATCTCCACCT cTGCCGGGATCCCCGATTTCCGCTCGCCCGGCACCGGGCTCTACGCCAACCTGCAGAGCTACGACCTGCCTTACCCTGAGGCCATCTTTGAGATCAGCTTCTTCAAG CAACACCCCGAGCCCTTCTTTGCCCTGGCCCGGGAGCTCTATCCAGGGCAATTCAAG cccacgGTCTGTCACTACTTCAtgcggctgctgcaggagaaggggctgctgctgcgctGCTACACCCAG AACATCGACACACTGGAGCGGGTGGCGGGGCTGGAGCCCGAGCTGCTGGTGGAGGCTCACGGCACCTTCTTCACCTCCCACTGCCTGCGCCCCTCCTGCCGGCAGCCCTACAGCCTCCAGTGGATGAAGG AAAGGATTTTCTCGTCCCTCGTCCCCAAATGCGAGAAGTGCCAGAGCGTGGTGAAGCCTG acATTGTTTTTTTTGGGGAGAGCCTCCCATCGCGCTTCTTCACCCTCCTACAGTCG GACTTTCAAAAGGTCGATCTGCTCCTCATCATGGGCACCTCGCTGCAGGTCCAGCCCTTCGCCTCTCTCGTCAGCAG GGTCCCCACCAACACCCCCCGGCTCCTCATCAACAAGGAGAAGACGGGGCAG GGACGTGGCCTGGCTGGGGGAGTGTGA
- the ECH1 gene encoding delta(3,5)-Delta(2,4)-dienoyl-CoA isomerase, mitochondrial, protein MAAEAAERRSPGRSFETLRVTQERDRVLHVELHRPEKRNAMNVAFWREMVECFQDIARDSSCHAVVVSGAGKIFTAGIDLVEMGSVFMGVEGEDVARKAWNLRQKLREYQETFSVLEKCPKPVIVAVHGACIGAGVDLISACDIRYCTQDAWFQVKEVDIGLAADVGTLQRLPKIVGSQSLVNELAFTARKMMAPEAQSCGLVSRVFPDKATLLEGALDVAAAVAARSPVAVQGTKVNLLYSRDHPVPESLRYMATWNMSMLQTDDILKSVQAAMEKKGPEDVAFSKL, encoded by the exons AtggcggcggaggcggcggagCGGCGCTCGCCCGGCCGCAGCTTCGAGACGCTGCGGGTGACGCAGGAGCGGGACCGCGTCCTGCACGTGGAGCTCCACCGCCCCGAGAAGAGGAACGCCATGAACGTGGCGTTCTGGAG GGAGATGGTGGAGTGCTTCCAGGACATCGCCCGGGACTCGTCCTGCCACGCCGTCGTCGTCTCGGGCGCCGGGAAGATCTTCACGGCTG GGATCGACCTGGTGGAGATGGGCAGCGTGTTCATGGGGGTGGAGGGCGAGGACGTGGCCAGGAAGGCCTGGAACCTGCGGCAGAAGCTCCGCGAGTACCAGGAGACCTTCTCAGTGCTGGAGAAG TGCCCGAAGCCGGTGATCGTGGCAGTGCACGGCGCCTGCATCGGCGCAG GCGTCGACCTCATCTCCGCCTGTGACATCCGCTACTGCACCCAGGACGCCTGGTTCCAGGTGAAG GAGGTGGACATCGGGCTGGCAGCCGACGTGGGCACCCTGCAGCGTCTCCCGAAGATCGTGGGCAGCCAgag CCTCGTCAACGAACTGGCCTTCACCGCCCGCAAGATGATGGCCCCCGAAGCGCAGAGCTGCGGCTTGGTGAG CCGCGTGTTCCCCGACAAGGCGACGCTGCTGGAGGGAGCCCTGGACGTGGCCGCCGCCGTCGCGGCCCGCAGCCCCGTGGCCGTGCAGGGCACCAAGGTGAACCTGCTCTACTCGCGGGACCACCCCGTCCCCGAGAGCCTCCGCTACATG GCCACCTGGAACATGAGCATGCTGCAGACCGACGACATCCTCAAGTCGGTGCAGGCGGCCATGGAGAAGAAGGGCCCCGAGGACGTCGCCTTCTCCAAGCTgtag